In one window of Pseudooceanicola aestuarii DNA:
- the rplA gene encoding 50S ribosomal protein L1, with protein MAKLGKRTRAAREAAAGKENLSVEDAVALIKSNAQAKFDETVEIAMNLGVDPRHADQMVRGVVGLPNGTGKDVRVAVFARGPKADEAKEAGADIVGAEDLMETIQGGTIDFDRCIATPDMMPVVGRLGKILGPRNLMPNPKVGTVTMDVAQAVQAAKGGEVQFKAEKAGVVHAGVGKASFDAEKLAENIRAFVDAVSKAKPAGAKGTYMQKVSISSTMGPGVSIDVANATGN; from the coding sequence ATGGCAAAGCTCGGAAAACGTACCCGCGCCGCACGCGAAGCCGCCGCCGGCAAGGAAAACCTGTCGGTCGAGGACGCGGTCGCCCTGATCAAGTCCAACGCGCAGGCGAAGTTCGATGAAACTGTCGAGATCGCGATGAATCTGGGCGTCGATCCGCGCCACGCGGACCAGATGGTCCGTGGCGTCGTCGGCCTGCCCAACGGCACCGGCAAGGATGTGCGCGTCGCCGTATTCGCCCGTGGCCCGAAAGCGGACGAAGCCAAGGAAGCCGGGGCCGACATCGTTGGCGCCGAAGACCTGATGGAAACCATTCAGGGCGGCACGATCGACTTCGATCGCTGCATCGCGACCCCGGACATGATGCCCGTCGTCGGCCGCCTGGGCAAGATTCTGGGCCCGCGCAACCTGATGCCGAACCCCAAGGTCGGCACGGTGACCATGGATGTCGCCCAGGCCGTTCAGGCCGCCAAGGGCGGCGAAGTCCAGTTCAAGGCCGAGAAGGCCGGCGTGGTGCACGCAGGCGTCGGCAAGGCGTCCTTCGACGCCGAGAAGCTGGCCGAGAACATCCGCGCCTTCGTCGACGCGGTCAGCAAGGCCAAGCCGGCCGGTGCGAAGGGGACTTACATGCAGAAGGTCTCCATCAGCTCCACCATGGGCCCGGGCGTCTCCATCGACGTGGCCAACGCGACCGGCAACTAA
- the rplJ gene encoding 50S ribosomal protein L10, whose product MDRAQKEKVVEELGQIFESSGVVVVAHYTGLTVAEMQDLRARAREADSAVRVAKNRLAKIALDGKPCESIAEFLSGMTVLTYSEDPVAAARVAEGFAKDNKKFEILGGAMGENALDRAGVEAVSKMPSREELIASIAGCIGAPASNIAGAIGAPASNIASILSTIEDKAAA is encoded by the coding sequence GTGGATAGAGCCCAGAAAGAGAAAGTGGTCGAGGAACTCGGCCAGATCTTCGAAAGCTCTGGCGTTGTGGTGGTTGCACACTACACCGGCCTCACGGTTGCCGAGATGCAGGATCTGCGCGCCCGTGCCCGCGAGGCCGATAGTGCAGTCCGCGTCGCCAAGAACAGGCTCGCCAAGATCGCCCTGGACGGAAAGCCGTGCGAAAGCATTGCGGAATTCCTTTCGGGCATGACCGTGCTTACCTATTCCGAGGACCCCGTGGCAGCTGCCAGGGTGGCCGAGGGTTTTGCCAAGGACAACAAGAAGTTCGAGATCCTTGGCGGGGCAATGGGTGAAAACGCTCTCGATCGCGCCGGCGTCGAAGCCGTGTCGAAGATGCCGTCCCGCGAGGAGCTTATCGCTTCCATCGCAGGCTGCATCGGCGCACCCGCTTCGAACATTGCCGGGGCCATTGGCGCACCTGCTTCGAACATCGCTTCCATCTTGTCCACGATCGAGGACAAGGCGGCGGCGTAA
- the rplL gene encoding 50S ribosomal protein L7/L12, with protein MADLKKLAEEIVGLTLLEAQELKTILKDEYGIEPAAGGAVMMAGPAGGDAGAAEEEKTEFDVILKSPGASKINVIKEVRGITGLGLKEAKELVEAGGKAVKEGVSKDEAEEIKGKLEAAGAEVEVK; from the coding sequence ATGGCTGATCTGAAAAAACTGGCTGAAGAGATCGTTGGTCTGACGCTTCTCGAAGCACAAGAACTGAAAACCATCCTGAAAGACGAGTACGGCATCGAACCCGCAGCTGGCGGCGCCGTCATGATGGCTGGCCCCGCAGGCGGCGACGCCGGTGCGGCCGAAGAAGAAAAGACCGAATTCGACGTCATCCTGAAGTCGCCGGGCGCCTCCAAGATCAACGTGATCAAGGAAGTCCGCGGCATCACCGGTCTGGGCCTGAAAGAAGCCAAGGAACTGGTGGAAGCCGGTGGCAAAGCCGTCAAGGAAGGCGTGTCCAAGGACGAAGCCGAAGAGATCAAAGGCAAGCTGGAAGCAGCTGGCGCCGAGGTCGAAGTCAAGTAA
- the rpoB gene encoding DNA-directed RNA polymerase subunit beta, with protein sequence MTQTFLGQKRLRKYYGKIREVLEMPNLIEVQKSSYDLFLRSGDQPEPLEGEGLMGVFQSVFPIKDFNETSVLEFVKYELEKPKYDVEECMQRDMTYSAPLKVTLRLIVFDVDEDTGAKSVKDIKEQDVFMGDMPLMTPNGTFVVNGTERVIVSQMHRSPGVFFDHDKGKTHSSGKLLFACRIIPYRGSWLDFEFDAKDIVFARIDRRRKLPVTTLLYALGLDQEAIMDAYYETVDFNFRRGQGWVTKFFPDRIRGTRPTYDLVDADTGEVIFEAGKKVTPRAVKKLIDEGAVQNLLVPFDRIVGRFVSRDIINEETGAIYVEAGDELTLEYDKAGEITGGTLQELLDAGITEIPVLDIDNITVGPYMRNTMAQDKNMNRETALMDIYRVMRPGEPPTVEAASNLFETLFFDSERYDLSAVGRVKMNMRLALEKPDTQRTLDRDDIVSCIKALVELRDGKGEVDDIDHLGNRRVRSVGELMENQYRVGLLRMERAIKERMSSVEIDTVMPQDLINAKPAAAAVREFFGSSQLSQFMDQTNPLSEVSHKRRLSALGPGGLTRERAGFEVRDVHATHYGRMCPIETPEGPNIGLINNLASFARVNKYGFIETPYRVVKEGQVTDEVHYMSATEEQRHVVAQANANISDEGRFVNEMVNTRQAGEYTLTPTEHVDLIDVSPKQLVSVAASLIPFLENDDANRALMGSNMQKQAVPLVQAEAPLVGTGIERKVAVDSGAAIMAKRAGIIDQVDAQRIVIRATSDLEPGDPGVDIYRMRKFQRSNQNTCINQRPLVKVGDTVEKNEVIADGPSTDLGELALGKNVIVAFMPWNGYNYEDSILISERIARDDVFTSIHIEEFEVAARDTKLGPEEITRDIPNVGEEALRNLDEAGIVYIGADVEPGDILVGKITPKGESPMTPEEKLLRAIFGEKASDVRDTSLRVKPGDFGTVVEVRVFNRHGVEKDERALQIEREEVEQLSRDRDDELAILDRNIYARLQSMILGKTAVKGPKGVKAGSEITEDLLGTLARNQWWQLALEDDQEASHVEALNEQYEAQKRALDARFEDKVEKVRRGDDLPPGVMKMVKVFIAVKRKLQPGDKMAGRHGNKGVISRVVPMEDMPFLGDGTPVDFCLNPLGVPSRMNVGQILETHMGWAARGLGLKVDEALDDYRRTGDLTPVREAMRLAYGEDVYEEGLVGMDESRLLEAAGNVTRGVPIATPVFDGAKEPDVNDALKRAGFDESGQSVLYDGRTGEQFARPVTVGVKYLLKLHHLVDDKIHARSTGPYSLVTQQPLGGKAQFGGQRFGEMEVWALEAYGAAYTLQEMLTVKSDDVAGRTKVYESIVKGEDNFEAGVPESFNVLVKEVRGLGLNMELLDAEDEE encoded by the coding sequence ATGACTCAGACCTTCCTCGGTCAGAAACGTCTTCGGAAATATTACGGCAAGATCCGTGAAGTTCTCGAAATGCCGAACCTCATCGAGGTTCAGAAATCCTCCTACGACCTGTTCCTGCGGTCGGGCGATCAGCCCGAGCCCCTGGAAGGCGAAGGCCTGATGGGCGTGTTCCAGTCGGTTTTCCCGATCAAGGATTTCAACGAAACCTCCGTTCTGGAATTCGTCAAATACGAGCTGGAAAAGCCGAAATACGACGTTGAGGAATGCATGCAGCGCGACATGACCTACAGCGCCCCGCTGAAGGTCACGCTGCGTCTGATCGTGTTCGATGTCGACGAGGATACCGGCGCGAAATCGGTGAAGGACATCAAGGAACAGGACGTCTTCATGGGCGACATGCCCCTGATGACGCCCAACGGCACCTTTGTCGTCAACGGGACCGAGCGGGTCATCGTGTCCCAGATGCACCGGTCGCCGGGCGTGTTCTTCGACCATGACAAGGGCAAGACGCATTCGTCGGGCAAGCTGCTGTTCGCCTGCCGGATCATCCCCTACCGTGGCTCCTGGCTGGATTTCGAGTTCGACGCCAAGGACATCGTGTTCGCGCGGATCGACCGCCGCCGCAAGCTGCCGGTGACGACCCTGCTCTATGCCCTGGGGCTGGATCAGGAAGCCATCATGGACGCCTATTACGAGACGGTTGATTTCAACTTCCGTCGCGGCCAGGGCTGGGTCACGAAGTTCTTCCCCGACCGGATTCGCGGCACCCGCCCGACCTATGACCTGGTGGATGCGGATACCGGCGAAGTCATCTTCGAGGCTGGCAAGAAGGTCACGCCGCGCGCGGTCAAGAAGCTGATCGACGAGGGCGCTGTACAGAACCTGCTGGTGCCCTTCGACCGGATCGTCGGGCGCTTTGTCTCCCGGGACATCATCAACGAAGAGACCGGCGCCATCTATGTCGAGGCCGGGGATGAACTGACCCTGGAATATGACAAGGCCGGCGAAATCACGGGCGGCACCCTGCAAGAGCTGCTGGACGCCGGGATCACCGAGATCCCCGTGCTGGACATCGACAACATCACTGTCGGCCCGTACATGCGCAACACCATGGCGCAGGACAAGAACATGAACCGCGAAACCGCGCTCATGGATATCTACCGCGTCATGCGCCCCGGCGAGCCGCCCACCGTGGAGGCCGCGTCGAACCTGTTCGAAACGCTGTTCTTTGACAGCGAACGCTATGACTTGTCCGCCGTGGGCCGGGTCAAGATGAACATGCGTCTTGCGCTGGAGAAACCCGACACGCAGCGCACGCTGGACCGCGATGACATCGTGTCCTGCATCAAGGCGCTGGTGGAGCTGCGTGACGGCAAGGGCGAGGTGGACGACATCGACCACCTGGGCAACCGGCGTGTCCGGTCCGTTGGCGAGCTGATGGAAAACCAGTACCGCGTCGGTCTGCTGCGGATGGAACGCGCGATCAAGGAACGCATGTCCTCGGTCGAGATCGACACGGTGATGCCGCAGGATCTGATCAATGCGAAACCGGCTGCGGCTGCCGTGCGCGAATTCTTCGGCTCCTCCCAGTTGTCGCAGTTCATGGACCAGACCAACCCGCTGTCCGAAGTCAGTCACAAACGCCGTCTCTCGGCGCTTGGGCCGGGCGGTCTGACCCGCGAACGCGCCGGGTTCGAAGTTCGCGACGTTCACGCCACGCACTACGGCCGGATGTGCCCGATTGAGACGCCCGAGGGGCCGAACATCGGTCTGATCAACAACCTCGCGTCCTTTGCCCGGGTGAACAAATACGGCTTTATCGAAACCCCCTACCGGGTGGTGAAGGAAGGCCAGGTCACGGACGAAGTGCATTACATGTCCGCGACCGAGGAACAGCGCCATGTCGTGGCCCAGGCGAATGCCAACATCTCCGACGAAGGCCGCTTCGTGAACGAGATGGTGAACACGCGCCAGGCCGGGGAATACACCCTGACCCCGACGGAGCACGTCGACCTGATCGACGTGTCGCCGAAGCAGCTGGTCTCTGTCGCCGCATCGTTGATCCCGTTCCTTGAGAACGACGACGCGAACCGCGCGCTGATGGGCTCCAACATGCAGAAACAGGCCGTGCCGCTGGTGCAGGCCGAGGCGCCGCTGGTCGGCACCGGGATCGAACGCAAGGTCGCCGTGGATTCGGGCGCCGCCATCATGGCCAAGCGTGCGGGTATCATCGACCAGGTGGATGCACAGCGGATCGTGATCCGTGCGACTTCCGATCTGGAGCCGGGTGATCCGGGTGTGGATATCTACCGCATGCGGAAATTCCAGCGGTCCAACCAGAACACCTGTATCAACCAGCGTCCGCTGGTGAAGGTGGGCGATACGGTCGAGAAGAACGAAGTCATCGCCGATGGCCCCTCCACCGATCTGGGTGAGCTGGCCTTGGGCAAGAACGTGATCGTCGCGTTCATGCCGTGGAACGGCTACAACTACGAGGACTCGATCCTGATCTCCGAACGGATCGCGCGCGATGACGTCTTTACCTCGATCCACATCGAGGAATTCGAAGTTGCCGCCCGTGACACCAAGCTGGGTCCGGAAGAAATCACCCGCGACATTCCCAACGTTGGTGAGGAAGCTTTGCGCAACCTCGACGAGGCGGGCATCGTCTACATCGGTGCGGATGTGGAGCCGGGCGACATTCTGGTGGGCAAGATCACCCCCAAGGGCGAAAGCCCGATGACGCCGGAGGAAAAACTTCTGCGCGCCATCTTCGGGGAAAAGGCGTCGGATGTGCGCGATACCTCCTTGCGGGTGAAACCGGGCGATTTCGGCACCGTGGTCGAAGTGCGTGTCTTCAACCGCCACGGTGTGGAAAAAGACGAGCGGGCGCTTCAGATCGAACGGGAAGAAGTCGAACAGCTGTCGCGCGACCGCGACGACGAGCTGGCGATTCTGGACCGCAACATCTACGCACGTCTGCAATCCATGATCCTGGGCAAGACCGCGGTCAAAGGGCCCAAGGGCGTCAAGGCCGGATCCGAGATCACCGAGGATCTGCTGGGCACGCTGGCGCGCAACCAGTGGTGGCAACTGGCGCTGGAAGACGATCAGGAGGCCTCTCACGTCGAAGCCCTGAACGAGCAGTACGAGGCGCAGAAACGTGCCCTGGACGCCCGGTTCGAGGACAAGGTGGAGAAGGTGCGCCGGGGCGACGACCTGCCACCGGGCGTGATGAAGATGGTCAAGGTCTTCATCGCCGTGAAGCGGAAGCTGCAACCGGGCGACAAGATGGCCGGTCGGCACGGGAACAAGGGGGTCATCTCCCGCGTGGTGCCGATGGAGGACATGCCGTTCCTCGGGGATGGCACGCCGGTGGACTTCTGTCTGAACCCGCTGGGCGTTCCGTCCCGGATGAACGTCGGTCAGATCCTTGAGACTCACATGGGTTGGGCCGCGCGCGGCCTGGGCCTCAAAGTGGACGAGGCGCTGGACGATTACCGCCGCACGGGCGACCTGACCCCGGTTCGGGAGGCCATGCGCCTCGCCTACGGAGAGGACGTCTACGAGGAAGGGCTGGTCGGGATGGACGAATCCCGCCTGTTGGAGGCCGCAGGCAACGTGACCCGCGGTGTCCCGATCGCGACGCCCGTCTTCGACGGCGCCAAGGAGCCTGACGTGAACGACGCGCTGAAACGCGCCGGGTTCGACGAAAGCGGCCAGTCGGTTCTCTATGACGGCCGCACGGGGGAGCAATTCGCGCGCCCGGTCACCGTCGGCGTGAAGTACCTGCTGAAGCTGCACCACCTGGTGGACGACAAGATTCACGCACGGTCGACTGGCCCGTATTCCCTGGTCACCCAGCAGCCGCTGGGCGGCAAGGCGCAGTTCGGTGGTCAGCGTTTCGGGGAGATGGAGGTCTGGGCGCTGGAAGCCTACGGCGCCGCCTACACCCTTCAGGAAATGCTGACGGTCAAGTCGGACGACGTGGCCGGCCGGACGAAGGTCTACGAAAGCATCGTCAAGGGCGAGGACAATTTCGAAGCGGGCGTTCCCGAGAGCTTCAACGTGCTCGTGAAGGAAGTCCGCGGCCTCGGCCTGAACATGGAACTCCTGGACGCGGAGGACGAGGAATAA
- the rpoC gene encoding DNA-directed RNA polymerase subunit beta' has translation MNQELTNNPFNPLTPPKVFDEIKVSLASPERILSWSYGEIKKPETINYRTYKPERDGLFCARIFGPIKDYECLCGKYKRMKYRGVVCEKCGVEVTLQKVRRERMGHIELAAPVAHIWFLKSLPSRIGLMLDMTLRDLERVLYFENYVVIEPGLTDLQYGQMLTEEEFMDAQDAYGMDAFTANIGAEAIREMLSQIDLESEAEQLRADLAEATGELKPKKIIKRLKVVESFLESGNRPEWMIMTVIPVIPPELRPLVPLDGGRFATSDLNDLYRRVINRNNRLKRLIDLRAPDIIVRNEKRMLQESVDALFDNGRRGRVITGANKRPLKSLSDMLKGKHGRFRQNLLGKRVDFSGRSVIVTGPELKLHQCGLPKKMALELFKPFIYSRLEAKGLSSTVKQAKKLVEKERPEVWDILDEVIREHPVLLNRAPTLHRLGIQAFEPTLIEGKAIQLHPLVCSAFNADFDGDQMAVHVPLSLEAQLEARVLMMSTNNVLSPANGAPIIVPSQDMILGLYYTTIMREGMKGEGMTFSSIDEVQYALDAGQVHLHARITARIQQIDEEGNEVTQRVETTPGRIRLGALLPMNAKAPFELVNRLLRKREVQQIIDTVYRYCGQKESVIFCDQIMTMGFREAFKAGISFGKDDMVVPEGKWPIVDETREQVKDFEQQYMDGLITQGEKYNKVVDAWSKCNDKVTEAMMSTISAVRHDEGGAEQEPNSVYMMAHSGARGSVTQMKQLGGMRGLMAKPNGDIIETPIISNFKEGLTVLEYFNSTHGARKGLSDTALKTANSGYLTRRLVDVAQDCIVREQDCGTELAVTAEAAVNDGEVVATIGERVLGRVAAEDVLRPGTEEVLVTKGTLIDERLADMIQDANVQSMRIRSPLTCEADDGVCATCYGRDLARGTRVNIGEAVGIIAAQSIGEPGTQLTMRTFHIGGVAQGGQQSFLEASTDGTIEFENAQLLENANGETLIMGRNMKLRIVDEHGEERSSHKLGYGTKLFVKDGERIARGAKLFEWDPYTLPIIAEKGGKIRFVDLVNGIAVREETDDATGMTQRIVSDWRAAPKGNELKPEVLIIGEDGEPVRNELGNPVTYPMSVDAILSVEDGQDIKAGDVVARIPREGAKTKDITGGLPRVAELFEARRPKDHAIIAEIDGYVRFGRDYKNKRRIAIEPADESMEQVEYMVPKGKHIPVQEGDFVQKGDYIMDGNPAPHDILSIMGVEALADYMINEVQDVYRLQGVKINDKHIEVIVRQMLQKWEIQDSGQTTLLKGEHVDKVEFDQANAKAEAEGRRPAAGEPILLGITKASLQTRSFISAASFQETTRVLTEASVQGKRDKLVGLKENVIVGRLIPAGTGGATQRVRRIASDRDNVVLDARREEAEAAAALAAPEDGDILGGENYDNLIETPESRD, from the coding sequence ATGAACCAGGAACTGACGAACAACCCGTTCAACCCGCTCACGCCGCCGAAGGTGTTTGACGAGATCAAGGTCTCTCTCGCCTCGCCGGAGCGGATCCTCTCTTGGTCCTACGGTGAGATCAAGAAGCCCGAGACGATCAACTACCGGACCTACAAGCCCGAGCGGGACGGCCTGTTCTGCGCGCGCATCTTCGGTCCGATCAAGGATTACGAATGCCTGTGCGGCAAGTACAAGCGGATGAAATATCGCGGCGTCGTCTGCGAGAAATGCGGCGTTGAAGTCACGCTGCAAAAGGTCCGCCGCGAGCGTATGGGCCATATCGAACTGGCCGCGCCCGTTGCGCATATCTGGTTCCTGAAATCGCTGCCCTCCCGCATCGGTCTGATGCTGGACATGACCCTGCGCGATCTTGAGCGGGTGCTGTATTTCGAAAACTACGTAGTGATCGAACCGGGCCTGACGGATCTGCAATACGGCCAGATGCTGACCGAAGAGGAATTCATGGATGCGCAGGATGCGTATGGCATGGATGCCTTCACGGCCAATATCGGCGCGGAAGCGATCCGCGAGATGCTGTCTCAGATCGACCTGGAATCGGAGGCAGAGCAGCTGCGCGCCGATCTGGCCGAGGCCACCGGCGAGCTGAAGCCCAAGAAGATCATCAAACGCCTGAAGGTCGTGGAATCCTTCTTGGAATCCGGCAACCGTCCGGAGTGGATGATCATGACCGTCATTCCGGTCATCCCGCCCGAGCTGCGCCCCCTGGTGCCGCTGGACGGTGGCCGGTTCGCGACCTCGGACCTGAACGACCTGTACCGCCGGGTGATCAACCGGAACAACCGTCTGAAACGGCTGATCGACCTGCGCGCGCCCGACATCATCGTGCGCAACGAAAAGCGGATGTTGCAGGAATCCGTGGATGCGCTGTTCGACAACGGCCGCCGCGGCCGCGTGATCACCGGCGCCAACAAGCGTCCGCTGAAATCGCTGTCCGACATGCTGAAAGGGAAGCACGGCCGGTTCCGTCAGAACCTTCTGGGGAAACGGGTCGACTTCTCCGGCCGGTCGGTCATCGTGACCGGCCCGGAGCTGAAGCTGCACCAATGCGGCCTGCCCAAGAAGATGGCCCTGGAGCTGTTCAAGCCGTTCATCTACTCGCGGCTGGAAGCCAAGGGCCTGTCCTCGACCGTGAAACAGGCCAAGAAACTGGTGGAGAAGGAGCGGCCCGAAGTCTGGGACATCCTGGACGAGGTCATCCGGGAGCACCCCGTGCTGCTGAACCGCGCCCCCACGCTGCACCGTCTGGGCATCCAGGCCTTCGAACCCACGCTGATCGAAGGGAAAGCCATCCAGTTGCACCCGCTGGTCTGCTCCGCGTTCAACGCCGACTTTGACGGTGACCAGATGGCCGTTCACGTTCCGCTCTCGCTGGAAGCCCAGCTGGAAGCGCGCGTGCTGATGATGTCCACCAACAACGTGCTGTCGCCCGCCAACGGCGCGCCGATCATCGTGCCGTCGCAGGACATGATCCTGGGTCTCTACTATACCACGATCATGCGCGAGGGCATGAAAGGCGAAGGCATGACCTTCTCTTCCATCGACGAGGTGCAATACGCGCTCGATGCGGGGCAGGTGCACCTGCACGCCCGGATCACCGCGCGCATTCAGCAGATCGACGAAGAGGGCAACGAGGTCACCCAGCGTGTGGAAACCACGCCGGGCCGGATTCGCCTGGGCGCGCTGCTGCCGATGAATGCCAAGGCGCCGTTCGAACTGGTCAACCGTCTGCTGCGGAAGCGCGAAGTCCAGCAGATCATTGATACCGTCTACCGCTACTGCGGTCAGAAGGAATCGGTGATCTTCTGTGATCAGATCATGACCATGGGCTTCCGCGAGGCGTTCAAGGCGGGCATTTCCTTCGGCAAGGACGACATGGTCGTGCCCGAAGGCAAGTGGCCGATCGTGGACGAGACCCGCGAACAGGTGAAGGATTTCGAACAGCAATACATGGACGGCCTGATCACCCAGGGTGAGAAGTACAACAAGGTCGTCGATGCCTGGTCGAAATGTAACGACAAGGTCACGGAGGCGATGATGTCCACCATCTCCGCCGTGCGTCATGACGAGGGCGGGGCCGAACAGGAACCGAACTCGGTCTACATGATGGCCCACTCCGGGGCGCGTGGCTCTGTCACCCAGATGAAGCAGCTGGGCGGGATGCGCGGGCTGATGGCGAAGCCGAACGGCGACATCATCGAGACGCCGATCATCTCGAACTTCAAGGAAGGCCTGACCGTGCTGGAGTACTTCAACTCCACCCACGGCGCGCGGAAAGGTCTGTCGGATACAGCGCTGAAAACCGCGAACTCGGGCTACCTGACCCGGCGTCTGGTGGACGTGGCGCAGGATTGCATCGTCCGGGAGCAGGATTGCGGCACAGAGCTGGCCGTGACCGCCGAAGCGGCCGTGAACGACGGCGAAGTTGTCGCCACGATCGGAGAGCGTGTGCTGGGCCGTGTCGCGGCCGAGGACGTGCTGCGCCCGGGCACCGAAGAGGTGCTGGTGACCAAGGGCACGCTGATCGACGAACGCCTGGCGGACATGATCCAGGACGCCAACGTGCAGTCGATGCGCATCCGCTCGCCGCTGACCTGCGAGGCCGACGACGGCGTCTGCGCGACCTGCTACGGTCGTGACCTGGCGCGCGGGACGCGGGTCAACATCGGGGAGGCCGTCGGCATCATTGCCGCGCAATCCATCGGTGAACCCGGCACGCAGCTGACGATGCGGACGTTCCACATTGGCGGTGTTGCGCAGGGTGGTCAGCAATCGTTCCTGGAGGCTTCGACCGACGGTACGATCGAGTTCGAGAACGCGCAGCTGCTGGAGAACGCCAACGGCGAGACGCTGATCATGGGCCGGAACATGAAGTTGCGGATCGTGGACGAGCACGGCGAGGAACGGTCCAGCCACAAGCTGGGTTACGGTACCAAGCTGTTCGTCAAGGATGGCGAGAGGATCGCCCGCGGCGCCAAGCTGTTCGAATGGGATCCCTATACCCTGCCGATCATCGCGGAGAAGGGCGGCAAGATCCGGTTCGTCGACCTGGTCAACGGCATCGCGGTCCGCGAGGAAACCGATGACGCGACGGGCATGACCCAGCGGATCGTTTCGGACTGGCGTGCGGCCCCCAAGGGCAACGAGCTGAAGCCCGAGGTGCTGATCATCGGCGAGGACGGCGAACCCGTCCGCAACGAGTTGGGCAACCCGGTCACCTACCCGATGTCGGTGGACGCCATTCTGTCCGTCGAGGACGGGCAGGACATCAAGGCCGGTGACGTCGTGGCGCGGATCCCGCGCGAAGGTGCGAAGACGAAGGACATTACCGGTGGTCTGCCGCGTGTGGCCGAACTCTTCGAGGCGCGTCGTCCCAAGGATCACGCGATCATCGCCGAAATCGACGGCTATGTGCGGTTCGGGCGCGACTACAAGAACAAGCGCCGCATCGCGATCGAACCCGCCGACGAGTCGATGGAGCAGGTCGAATACATGGTGCCCAAGGGCAAGCACATTCCCGTCCAGGAAGGTGACTTCGTCCAGAAGGGGGATTACATCATGGACGGCAACCCGGCCCCCCACGACATTCTGTCGATCATGGGTGTCGAGGCGCTGGCCGACTACATGATCAACGAGGTGCAGGACGTCTATCGCCTGCAAGGCGTGAAGATCAACGACAAGCACATCGAGGTCATCGTGCGCCAGATGCTCCAGAAGTGGGAGATCCAGGACAGCGGTCAGACCACCCTTCTGAAGGGAGAGCATGTCGACAAGGTCGAGTTCGACCAGGCCAATGCCAAGGCCGAGGCCGAGGGCCGTCGTCCGGCCGCGGGCGAACCCATCCTGCTGGGGATCACCAAGGCATCGCTGCAAACGCGGTCCTTCATCTCCGCCGCCTCCTTCCAGGAGACGACGCGCGTGCTGACCGAAGCTTCGGTCCAGGGCAAGCGGGACAAGCTGGTCGGGCTGAAGGAAAACGTGATCGTGGGTCGCCTGATCCCGGCCGGGACGGGCGGCGCCACGCAGCGCGTGCGCCGCATCGCCTCGGATCGCGACAACGTGGTTCTGGATGCCCGCCGGGAGGAGGCCGAAGCCGCCGCCGCCCTGGCCGCGCCGGAGGATGGCGACATCCTGGGGGGGGAAAATTACGACAACCTCATCGAGACCCCGGAAAGCCGCGATTGA
- a CDS encoding DMT family transporter: MTDNTKGALLMMASLALFTLNDTLMKTLSGQVPLYQILAIRNTVTTAVLLLVCWRSGAFRRGMARRDWGLAGLRAAAEIGAAFFFLTALFNMPLANVTAVLQSAPLVVTLAAAIFLRERVGWRRVAAIVVGFMGVLLIIRPGSDVFDIFSVYILIAVCFITVRDLSTRRLSPDSSSMLVTALTSAAIMVFFGGMSVAEPWVPLTVGSAALVLGAAGFVLFAYLTSVMAMRLGEISFVSPFRYTALIWALVLGYVVFGDWPDWQTLLGAAIVAGSGLFMLYRERRIGHRAGEPLE, encoded by the coding sequence ATGACTGACAATACCAAGGGCGCGCTGTTGATGATGGCGTCGCTGGCGCTGTTCACATTGAACGACACGCTGATGAAAACCCTGTCAGGGCAGGTGCCGCTGTACCAGATCCTGGCCATCCGCAACACGGTGACCACGGCGGTTCTGCTGCTGGTCTGCTGGCGCAGCGGCGCGTTCCGGCGCGGCATGGCGCGGCGCGACTGGGGATTGGCGGGACTACGCGCGGCGGCGGAAATCGGCGCGGCGTTCTTCTTCCTGACTGCGCTGTTCAACATGCCGCTGGCCAATGTCACGGCGGTGCTTCAATCCGCGCCGCTGGTGGTGACGCTGGCGGCCGCAATCTTCCTGCGGGAACGGGTGGGGTGGCGCCGGGTGGCGGCCATTGTTGTCGGGTTCATGGGGGTGTTGCTGATCATCCGGCCGGGTTCGGACGTGTTCGACATCTTTTCGGTCTACATCCTGATCGCAGTCTGTTTCATTACCGTGCGGGATCTGTCCACGCGGCGCCTGTCGCCGGATTCGTCATCGATGTTGGTGACGGCGCTGACCTCGGCGGCGATCATGGTGTTTTTCGGCGGGATGAGCGTGGCCGAACCCTGGGTGCCGCTGACGGTGGGCAGCGCGGCGCTGGTGCTGGGGGCGGCGGGGTTCGTGCTGTTCGCCTATCTCACCTCCGTCATGGCGATGAGGCTGGGGGAAATCTCCTTTGTCTCGCCGTTCCGCTATACGGCGCTGATCTGGGCGCTGGTGCTGGGCTACGTGGTCTTTGGCGATTGGCCGGATTGGCAGACATTGCTGGGGGCGGCCATCGTGGCGGGGTCGGGGCTGTTCATGCTGTACCGTGAACGCCGCATCGGCCACCGCGCGGGGGAGCCGCTGGAATGA